Proteins encoded by one window of Pirellulales bacterium:
- a CDS encoding PDZ domain-containing protein, which translates to MNRIGWNKLVSALCAAMLIAASGRSVSAGDGTDDSAPPPRAAGTGENSGQAATDASPPAAPASDRSDVKAPGKYWLAIQCEPASQAVRAQLQLPNDEGLVVVRVLSDGPAGKAGIRPNDLLLMAGDKGLSTVPELAAAIEAAKDQALTLKLLRGGKTLDATVRPALRPDSPQANRRSAEADHELVERWLKQFGMNTPGTWGNGITLVHPGAGLVLPPGVNVRPQLPDDMSINIYREGKKAAEITVKKGKETWKASEDDLTKLPQDIRREVEPLLHDGPVRIWFREMQSAPPNAANPGIAPGSQNTDRGDATPSSPESQSQPPSAQDLNDLSRRIDEMRRALDELRQRQENQQRADGASDGSASGR; encoded by the coding sequence GTGAACCGCATCGGATGGAATAAGCTGGTCTCGGCGCTTTGCGCCGCGATGTTGATCGCCGCCAGTGGGCGGTCTGTTTCGGCCGGCGACGGAACCGATGACTCCGCGCCGCCGCCTCGGGCCGCTGGCACCGGTGAAAACTCCGGGCAGGCAGCGACGGATGCATCACCGCCCGCCGCACCTGCTTCCGATCGTTCTGATGTGAAAGCGCCGGGCAAGTATTGGCTGGCGATCCAATGCGAACCGGCCAGCCAAGCGGTTCGCGCTCAATTGCAGTTGCCGAACGATGAGGGGCTCGTAGTGGTTCGTGTGTTGAGCGACGGTCCGGCAGGCAAGGCGGGGATTCGGCCAAACGATTTGCTGCTCATGGCCGGCGACAAAGGGCTTAGTACGGTGCCCGAACTAGCGGCCGCGATTGAAGCAGCCAAGGACCAAGCTCTGACGCTAAAACTGCTTCGCGGCGGCAAGACCCTCGACGCCACGGTGCGACCGGCGCTACGTCCGGACAGCCCACAGGCGAATCGACGCTCGGCTGAAGCCGATCATGAATTGGTGGAACGGTGGCTCAAACAATTCGGCATGAATACGCCAGGCACCTGGGGCAACGGCATCACGCTGGTGCATCCGGGCGCGGGCTTGGTGCTGCCGCCCGGCGTTAATGTGCGTCCGCAATTGCCCGACGATATGAGCATCAATATCTATCGGGAGGGGAAGAAGGCCGCCGAGATTACCGTCAAGAAGGGAAAAGAAACCTGGAAGGCAAGCGAAGACGATCTCACAAAGCTCCCCCAGGATATTCGGCGCGAGGTCGAGCCGCTATTGCACGACGGACCGGTGCGAATTTGGTTCCGAGAAATGCAATCGGCGCCGCCGAACGCCGCGAATCCGGGAATCGCGCCCGGTTCGCAAAATACCGATCGCGGCGATGCCACGCCCAGCTCCCCGGAGTCGCAATCGCAGCCGCCGTCGGCCCAAGATTTGAACGACCTGAGCCGGCGGATTGACGAAATGCGGCGCGCTCTCGATGAATTGCGGCAGCGTCAAGAAAATCAGCAGCGAGCGGATGGAGCCTCGGATGGCAGCGCAAGCGGACGCTGA
- a CDS encoding sigma-70 family RNA polymerase sigma factor, whose protein sequence is MTRSVSQSASSASPAEGDEPAGGANQPEIDWPAVLVKHERWLRAVVGARVGEPQAVDEVMQEVSLAVVRGKAPLTNRERIAPWLYQLAVRQSLLYRRKVGRRRRLVGRYADRFHPTEHDTRTADPLEWLLSEERQRLVRLALARMAPRDSEILLLKYIEGWSYHELAEHLGVSHSAAESRLHRARANLRQQLAKLKVIEVTK, encoded by the coding sequence ATGACGCGATCGGTTTCCCAATCAGCGAGTTCGGCCTCGCCCGCCGAGGGCGATGAGCCCGCTGGCGGCGCGAACCAGCCGGAAATCGACTGGCCCGCGGTTCTCGTTAAGCATGAGCGCTGGCTTCGGGCAGTCGTTGGAGCGCGGGTCGGAGAGCCGCAGGCGGTCGACGAGGTGATGCAGGAGGTTTCGCTGGCGGTCGTGCGTGGCAAAGCACCGCTCACCAATCGGGAGCGAATCGCGCCGTGGTTATACCAATTGGCGGTCAGGCAATCGCTTCTGTATCGGCGGAAAGTCGGCCGGCGGCGAAGGCTGGTTGGCCGATATGCGGATCGGTTCCACCCGACAGAGCATGACACGCGAACCGCCGATCCGTTGGAATGGCTCCTATCGGAGGAGCGGCAGCGGTTGGTGAGATTGGCGCTGGCCAGGATGGCGCCGCGGGATTCCGAAATTTTGCTTTTGAAATACATCGAAGGTTGGAGCTACCACGAATTGGCGGAACATCTCGGCGTCAGCCATAGTGCGGCCGAATCGCGTTTGCATCGGGCGAGGGCAAACTTGCGCCAGCAACTGGCGAAGCTTAAAGTGATTGAGGTGACGAAATGA
- a CDS encoding alpha/beta hydrolase-fold protein, giving the protein MLGIGTAPFLQRSLADELPNPPVPGTFTLVVQSGGFDRANHVHVPSGYQANSKPPLVLALHGAGGNGAGMLDHDGWSAKSDQEGFIVVAPDGLPAKPNEESNFFTNPNVWNAGQLRRGSQRTAIDDVAFVRKLLDTLKDKVPYDDRRVFCVGHSNGGGMTFSLAAAMSDRFAAIAVVAGSMAVANPRPARPMPTLFIIGTKDPLMPLDGGEVKLPWGSRKNPPVAEPLATWAKALGCAAEPQQVSDAKGLKKVVYPSPSGGPTLTVIYIDGQGHNWPGGKATLPKSMVGPTTDKLDATAAIWDFFKTSAAGK; this is encoded by the coding sequence GTGCTCGGGATTGGAACAGCGCCGTTCCTGCAGCGATCGCTTGCCGACGAATTGCCGAATCCGCCGGTTCCCGGCACGTTTACCCTGGTCGTCCAATCCGGCGGGTTCGATCGCGCGAACCACGTTCATGTGCCGAGTGGCTATCAGGCAAATTCGAAACCGCCCCTGGTGCTCGCGTTGCATGGCGCCGGCGGCAATGGGGCGGGCATGCTCGACCACGACGGCTGGTCCGCCAAGTCGGACCAGGAGGGTTTCATCGTGGTGGCTCCAGACGGCCTGCCCGCCAAGCCCAACGAGGAATCGAATTTCTTTACCAACCCAAACGTTTGGAACGCTGGGCAATTGCGCCGCGGTTCGCAACGCACGGCGATCGACGACGTGGCGTTTGTCCGCAAGCTGCTCGACACGCTCAAAGACAAAGTGCCTTACGACGACCGTCGCGTGTTTTGCGTCGGACATAGCAATGGCGGCGGCATGACGTTCAGCTTGGCCGCGGCAATGTCCGACCGATTCGCCGCGATTGCGGTTGTGGCCGGGTCGATGGCGGTCGCCAATCCACGGCCGGCGCGGCCGATGCCGACCCTGTTTATCATCGGCACCAAAGATCCATTGATGCCGCTCGATGGCGGAGAAGTAAAGCTGCCATGGGGAAGCCGCAAGAATCCGCCGGTTGCGGAACCGCTCGCCACTTGGGCCAAAGCGCTCGGATGCGCGGCCGAACCGCAGCAAGTGTCCGACGCCAAGGGATTGAAAAAGGTCGTCTATCCGTCGCCATCCGGCGGCCCAACGCTAACGGTAATCTATATCGACGGCCAAGGGCACAACTGGCCGGGCGGCAAAGCCACGCTTCCGAAGAGCATGGTCGGCCCAACGACCGACAAACTCGACGCCACCGCAGCAATCTGGGATTTCTTCAAGACATCCGCAGCCGGCAAGTGA
- a CDS encoding EVE domain-containing protein: MPKSKARWLVKSEPDCFSIHDLAAQPSKTTCWDGVRNYLARNHMRAMELGDEVLFYHSNADPLAIVGAATVARTAYPDPTAWDSASDHFDSKASPANPIWDMVDLRLKAIFAQPIPLETLRAEPRLAKMELLRRGSRLSVQPVSEDEYRVILELGHAKATSHDGGPTAKHKLVRREKRARPAAVKKKRNRA, translated from the coding sequence ATGCCCAAGTCCAAAGCCCGTTGGCTCGTAAAGAGCGAGCCGGATTGCTTTTCAATCCACGATCTTGCCGCACAGCCCTCCAAAACTACCTGTTGGGACGGCGTGCGCAATTATCTCGCTCGAAACCATATGCGGGCCATGGAACTTGGCGACGAAGTGCTCTTCTACCATTCGAACGCCGATCCGCTGGCGATTGTCGGCGCGGCCACCGTCGCCCGCACCGCATATCCGGATCCGACGGCCTGGGATTCGGCCAGTGACCACTTTGATTCCAAAGCCTCGCCGGCCAACCCGATTTGGGACATGGTCGATCTGCGGCTGAAGGCGATCTTTGCTCAGCCAATTCCGCTTGAAACGCTGCGCGCCGAGCCGCGGTTGGCAAAGATGGAACTCTTGCGCCGCGGTTCGCGTTTGTCGGTGCAGCCGGTGAGCGAAGACGAATATCGAGTGATTCTAGAACTCGGTCACGCTAAGGCGACGTCGCACGATGGCGGCCCGACCGCGAAGCATAAGCTCGTTCGGCGCGAAAAAAGAGCCCGTCCCGCGGCCGTGAAGAAAAAGCGCAATCGCGCGTAG
- a CDS encoding PSD1 and planctomycete cytochrome C domain-containing protein, with product MFQARFALACLLISALPSLAIADEKPKVDFGGDILPLLKARCFECHDGRKRTAGLRLDLRASALRGGDSGSPAVVAKDRDKSELLRRVLSDDKDEVMPPKGERLTAAQVRLLQDWIDQGAAWPDSHAGDDPALSHWAFRPPQRPALPAVKNAKWCRNDIDRFVLARLDREGLSPSPEADRTTLIRRLTLDLIGLPPTPDEVDAFVRDTSPDAYEKVVDRLLASPHYGERWGREWLDAARYADSDGFEKDKPRWVWFYRDWVVNALNRDLPYDRFLVEQLAGDELPGAGQDEIVATGYLRNSMINEEGGVDPEQFRMDAMFDRMDAIGKGILGLTIQCGQCHDHKYDPLTQREYYRLFAFLNNDDEANITVYTPEEQRQRADVLRHIADVEAKLKQRVPDWQSRMANWEAQAIANPTPWTVLRPSVDIESTGGQKYLPQADGSFLAQGYAPTKHTVKLHAAIAEKSITAFRLELLNDPNLPRGGPGRSIQGTAALTEFFAEAEVKGRVERLKFAKATADYDPPARDLDPIYNDKTKKHRIIGPVSFAIDGKDETAWATDADPGRRNVPHQAVFTLEKPLADGAKITIGLTQNHGGWNSDDNQNHNLGRFRLSFTTRLGAVADPVPAAVREILAMPRDKRTAEQQATVFSYWRTTVPEWADANKQIDGIWATHPEGSTQLVLHRRATLRDTRILKRGSFLSPTVHVDPGVPAFLNPLPADAPPTRLTLAKWLTDRSAPTTARAAVNRMWQSYFGIGLVATPEDFGMQSELPSHPELLDWLAVEFMDGGWSRKRLHRLIVTSAAYRQSSIASPELRTRDPYNRLLAHGPRFRVDAEMVRDVALAASGLLNDRIGGPSVHPPLPEFLFLPPVSYGPKSWVVEKGTEQYRRSLYIFRYRSVPHPVLQTFDAPNGDFACVRRSRSDTPIQALITLNQPTFVDCARALAARALRDGGASDDDRLAFAFRRCVARRPNAVELSTLKSLLAKERQRFSEPGAKPWELAAADPANPPKLPPGATPASLAAWTVVSRVILNLDETITKE from the coding sequence TTGTTTCAGGCACGATTTGCTCTCGCGTGTTTGCTTATCTCGGCGTTGCCGTCGCTTGCGATTGCGGACGAGAAGCCGAAAGTCGATTTTGGCGGCGACATTTTGCCGCTGTTGAAGGCCCGGTGCTTCGAGTGCCACGATGGCCGAAAGCGGACGGCCGGTTTGCGGCTCGATCTGCGGGCTAGCGCGCTGCGGGGCGGAGATAGCGGCAGCCCGGCGGTGGTGGCCAAGGATCGCGACAAGAGCGAATTGCTCCGCCGCGTCTTGTCCGACGACAAAGACGAAGTCATGCCGCCGAAGGGCGAACGGCTCACGGCCGCGCAGGTTCGGCTGCTACAGGATTGGATCGATCAAGGCGCGGCGTGGCCCGATTCGCATGCTGGCGACGATCCAGCCCTCAGCCATTGGGCATTTCGCCCGCCACAACGGCCGGCACTTCCTGCGGTGAAGAATGCAAAATGGTGTCGCAACGACATCGATCGCTTCGTGCTGGCCCGGCTGGATAGGGAAGGATTGTCGCCATCGCCCGAAGCCGATCGCACGACGCTGATTCGCCGGCTTACGCTCGATCTGATCGGCCTTCCGCCGACGCCGGACGAAGTCGATGCGTTCGTCCGCGACACATCGCCCGACGCTTATGAAAAAGTGGTCGATCGGTTGCTGGCTTCGCCACATTACGGCGAGCGCTGGGGACGCGAATGGCTCGATGCGGCCCGCTATGCCGATAGCGACGGCTTCGAGAAGGACAAGCCGCGCTGGGTGTGGTTCTATCGCGACTGGGTCGTAAACGCACTCAATCGCGACCTGCCCTACGATCGCTTTCTGGTCGAGCAACTCGCCGGCGACGAATTGCCCGGTGCCGGGCAAGACGAAATCGTTGCCACCGGCTATCTGCGAAATTCGATGATCAACGAGGAAGGAGGCGTCGATCCCGAACAATTCCGCATGGATGCGATGTTCGATCGCATGGATGCCATCGGCAAGGGGATTTTGGGGCTCACGATCCAATGTGGCCAATGCCACGACCATAAATACGATCCGCTCACCCAGCGTGAATACTATCGCCTGTTCGCCTTTCTCAACAACGACGATGAAGCGAATATCACGGTCTACACACCCGAGGAGCAACGGCAGCGGGCCGACGTTCTCCGCCACATTGCCGATGTCGAAGCGAAGCTGAAACAGCGCGTGCCCGATTGGCAATCGCGGATGGCCAATTGGGAAGCCCAAGCCATTGCGAACCCGACACCTTGGACGGTGTTGCGGCCGAGTGTGGACATCGAATCGACTGGCGGACAGAAATATCTTCCGCAGGCCGACGGTTCGTTTTTGGCTCAGGGATATGCTCCCACCAAACATACTGTCAAGTTGCATGCCGCCATCGCGGAGAAGAGCATCACCGCGTTTCGCCTCGAATTGCTCAACGATCCGAATCTTCCCCGCGGCGGCCCGGGCCGATCGATCCAGGGCACCGCCGCACTGACGGAATTTTTTGCCGAAGCGGAAGTCAAGGGGAGGGTCGAGCGGCTTAAGTTTGCCAAGGCCACGGCCGACTACGATCCACCGGCGCGGGATCTCGATCCGATCTACAACGACAAGACCAAGAAGCATCGCATTATCGGACCGGTGTCGTTCGCCATTGATGGCAAAGATGAAACGGCTTGGGCCACCGATGCCGACCCTGGCCGTCGCAACGTGCCGCATCAAGCAGTGTTCACGCTCGAAAAACCGCTTGCCGACGGAGCGAAGATCACGATCGGTCTGACGCAAAACCACGGCGGTTGGAATAGCGACGACAATCAGAACCACAATTTGGGCCGCTTCCGCCTTTCATTTACGACCCGGCTGGGTGCCGTGGCCGATCCGGTCCCCGCCGCGGTGCGTGAAATTCTCGCGATGCCGCGCGACAAGCGAACCGCCGAGCAGCAGGCGACCGTCTTCAGCTATTGGCGGACCACGGTGCCCGAATGGGCCGACGCCAACAAACAGATCGACGGCATTTGGGCCACGCACCCCGAGGGTTCGACGCAATTGGTGCTGCACCGCCGGGCGACGCTGCGCGACACGCGAATTCTGAAGCGCGGAAGCTTTCTCTCGCCGACGGTGCATGTCGATCCGGGGGTGCCGGCATTCTTGAATCCGCTCCCCGCAGACGCGCCGCCGACCCGGCTGACATTGGCCAAATGGCTTACCGATCGCAGTGCGCCGACAACCGCCCGGGCGGCGGTGAATCGGATGTGGCAATCGTACTTCGGCATCGGGCTGGTGGCGACTCCGGAAGATTTCGGCATGCAGAGCGAACTGCCATCGCATCCGGAATTGCTCGATTGGTTGGCCGTCGAATTCATGGATGGCGGCTGGAGTCGAAAGCGGCTGCACCGGCTGATCGTCACGAGTGCGGCGTATCGTCAGTCGTCGATTGCGTCGCCGGAATTGCGCACTCGCGATCCCTACAATCGGCTGCTGGCCCACGGTCCGCGATTTCGCGTCGACGCCGAAATGGTGCGCGACGTGGCGCTGGCCGCCAGTGGTTTGCTGAACGATCGGATTGGCGGGCCAAGCGTGCATCCGCCGCTGCCGGAGTTTTTGTTTTTGCCGCCGGTTAGTTACGGCCCGAAGAGTTGGGTCGTGGAAAAAGGGACGGAGCAATATCGCCGGTCTCTATACATTTTCCGCTATCGTTCGGTTCCGCACCCGGTTTTGCAAACATTCGATGCGCCGAACGGCGATTTCGCGTGCGTGCGCCGCAGCCGGTCGGACACGCCGATTCAAGCATTGATTACGCTAAACCAACCGACCTTCGTCGATTGCGCTCGGGCGCTCGCGGCACGAGCGCTGCGCGACGGCGGCGCTTCGGACGATGATCGGCTCGCGTTCGCCTTCCGCCGCTGTGTTGCCCGGCGGCCAAACGCCGTCGAGCTATCGACGCTGAAATCGCTGTTGGCAAAAGAGCGGCAGCGATTTTCGGAGCCGGGGGCAAAGCCGTGGGAACTGGCCGCGGCCGACCCGGCGAATCCGCCGAAACTGCCCCCCGGCGCGACGCCGGCGAGCTTGGCCGCCTGGACCGTCGTTTCTCGAGTGATCTTGAATCTCGATGAAACGATCACGAAGGAGTGA
- a CDS encoding 8-amino-7-oxononanoate synthase, whose protein sequence is MQHPLAWLDDELARLDAAGLRRRIAARVGPQGATVRIQTDDDNGAVASGKAARELVNFAANDYLGLAADPRLAAAANAAAGEEGWGAGASPLVSGYSASHRLLDLRLAEFLGTEAALVFSSGFAANSGAIAAIVGRGDVILADEKNHASLIDGCRLSRAEVRIYGHCDMRALAAILRQPGINSARRRLIVSDSLFSMDGDLAPLADLAELAERHACMLMIDEAHATGVFGPSGRGVAEYFGVESAISIRMGTLSKALGGAGGFVAGSRPLIDWLWNRARSYVFSTAHPPAVAAATIAALDIVRGEPRRRTQLLANAARLRQSLASSFGSNSAARAAGQIIPLVIGPADATMQFAAALRRRGFFVPGIRPPSVPDGESLLRISLSYCHTPEMLDQLVETLRDVLCQSRAQQ, encoded by the coding sequence ATGCAACATCCTTTAGCTTGGCTCGACGATGAGCTTGCTCGGCTCGATGCCGCCGGATTGAGGCGGCGAATTGCTGCCCGCGTTGGTCCGCAAGGCGCGACCGTTCGAATTCAGACAGACGATGACAACGGTGCCGTTGCGTCCGGCAAGGCGGCCCGCGAACTCGTCAACTTCGCCGCGAACGATTATCTCGGTCTCGCCGCCGATCCGCGTCTTGCCGCCGCGGCAAATGCCGCCGCCGGCGAAGAAGGCTGGGGCGCGGGGGCTAGTCCGCTGGTGAGCGGTTATTCGGCTTCGCATCGGCTGCTCGACCTGCGACTGGCGGAGTTCTTGGGCACCGAAGCTGCATTGGTTTTTTCTTCGGGCTTTGCCGCCAACAGCGGCGCCATTGCCGCGATTGTCGGTCGCGGCGACGTGATTCTGGCCGATGAGAAAAATCATGCCAGCCTGATCGACGGCTGCCGGCTGTCGCGCGCGGAGGTGCGGATCTACGGCCATTGCGACATGAGGGCGCTGGCCGCGATTCTCCGCCAACCGGGAATCAATTCCGCCCGCCGGCGGCTCATCGTCAGCGACTCGCTTTTCAGCATGGACGGCGATCTGGCGCCGCTAGCCGATCTCGCCGAATTGGCCGAACGACACGCCTGCATGCTCATGATCGACGAGGCGCATGCGACGGGCGTATTCGGCCCATCGGGCCGTGGCGTGGCCGAGTATTTTGGTGTCGAGAGTGCCATTTCGATTCGGATGGGCACGTTGAGCAAGGCGCTCGGCGGCGCCGGCGGTTTCGTGGCCGGCAGCCGGCCACTGATCGATTGGCTGTGGAATCGGGCTCGATCGTATGTTTTCTCGACGGCCCATCCGCCGGCCGTTGCTGCCGCAACAATTGCGGCGCTCGATATCGTGCGAGGAGAGCCCCGTCGTCGCACTCAACTCCTGGCAAATGCCGCTCGGCTGCGGCAGTCGCTTGCAAGCAGTTTCGGTTCCAATTCTGCCGCCCGCGCCGCCGGCCAAATCATTCCGTTGGTGATCGGCCCTGCGGACGCGACCATGCAATTCGCTGCGGCGTTGCGCCGACGGGGTTTCTTCGTTCCAGGAATCCGACCTCCGTCGGTGCCCGACGGCGAATCGCTGCTGCGTATCAGCCTCAGCTATTGCCACACTCCCGAAATGCTCGACCAACTTGTCGAAACGCTGCGGGACGTGCTTTGCCAATCTCGAGCTCAGCAGTAG
- a CDS encoding DUF1501 domain-containing protein gives MPSPFETSQPEFSRRDLLRFSAAGLLAGSATAWFPQLAAYATEGARSGAKHKSCILLYMTGGASHIDTFDPKPGNGEFHAIPTAVPGIQVCEHLPRLAKQMRDIAIIRSMSTSEGSHARAKYLIHTGYREGVGGVVHPTLGSVVSARLGEPQPEVTNFVRVSLGKYSNLGAGYLGPANAPLTVDDPTRGVENLKSDDSMPAFDRKAALLDGLDENFAERNKAPAAVAHREVYQSAVRLMHSPKVKAFDLTAESPALRAAYGTSRFAQACLLARRLVEVGVPFIEIDLDGWDTHKENFPRVKNLSAELDQGMAALLIDLKTKGLLDNTLVVWMGDFGRTPDIKGTGRGHWPRAWTTLLAGAGLKTGQVVGRTDRRGAAVEERPVSATDFLATICKALGIDYTQEFRTRSGRPMRIVMKGEKPIDELFA, from the coding sequence ATGCCCAGCCCATTTGAAACTTCACAACCCGAATTCTCCCGCCGCGATTTGCTCCGATTTTCGGCCGCCGGATTGCTGGCCGGCTCGGCAACTGCGTGGTTTCCCCAATTGGCGGCATACGCCACCGAGGGCGCTCGTTCCGGCGCCAAACACAAAAGCTGCATCCTGCTCTACATGACCGGCGGCGCAAGCCATATCGACACGTTCGATCCCAAGCCGGGCAACGGCGAATTCCACGCGATCCCGACCGCCGTGCCCGGCATCCAAGTTTGCGAGCATCTCCCCCGCCTCGCGAAGCAGATGCGCGATATCGCCATAATCCGCAGCATGTCGACCAGCGAAGGAAGCCATGCCAGGGCGAAATACTTGATCCACACAGGGTATCGCGAAGGCGTCGGCGGAGTGGTGCATCCAACGCTCGGCTCGGTCGTGTCAGCCAGGCTGGGCGAGCCGCAGCCGGAAGTGACCAATTTCGTTCGCGTCTCGTTGGGCAAATACAGCAATCTTGGGGCCGGCTATCTGGGTCCCGCCAATGCGCCGCTGACGGTCGACGATCCAACCCGAGGCGTGGAGAATCTGAAATCGGACGATTCGATGCCCGCCTTCGATCGCAAAGCCGCATTGCTCGACGGACTCGATGAAAACTTCGCCGAGCGCAACAAGGCGCCGGCGGCGGTCGCCCATCGCGAGGTGTACCAATCGGCCGTGCGATTGATGCACTCGCCGAAGGTAAAGGCATTCGACCTGACGGCCGAGAGCCCGGCGCTGCGAGCCGCGTATGGCACCAGCCGGTTTGCTCAAGCCTGCCTGTTGGCTCGGCGATTGGTGGAAGTCGGCGTGCCGTTCATTGAAATCGATCTCGACGGCTGGGACACGCACAAGGAGAATTTTCCCCGCGTGAAAAACCTCAGTGCCGAACTGGATCAAGGCATGGCGGCGTTGTTGATCGATTTGAAAACGAAGGGCCTGCTCGACAACACGCTCGTGGTGTGGATGGGCGACTTCGGCCGAACGCCCGACATCAAGGGCACCGGGCGGGGCCATTGGCCCCGGGCCTGGACCACATTGCTCGCCGGCGCCGGATTGAAAACGGGCCAGGTGGTCGGCCGCACCGACCGCCGCGGCGCCGCGGTCGAGGAACGCCCCGTCTCGGCCACCGATTTCTTGGCCACGATCTGCAAAGCTCTCGGAATCGACTACACGCAGGAGTTCCGCACCCGATCGGGCCGGCCGATGCGAATCGTCATGAAAGGCGAAAAGCCGATCGACGAGCTATTCGCGTAG
- a CDS encoding Uma2 family endonuclease: protein MATLITDPKLEQQLRAERAERGGDRFDEVWEGTYLMNPIPNPEHMALQGNLVWAFKNVLIAVPAIVYPGINVSDRADDWTKNYRCPDVAVVLPGGIAQERAAYYLGGPDFIVEIISPHDRSREKISFYGQIGVRELLLVDRDPWGLELYRLQGGELKPAGESRLEQPDILRSAVLPLSLRFVPGDPRPQIEVRHADGVQRWHA, encoded by the coding sequence ATGGCGACCTTGATTACGGATCCCAAACTCGAGCAACAACTCCGCGCGGAGCGGGCGGAACGGGGCGGCGACCGATTCGACGAAGTTTGGGAGGGCACCTACTTGATGAATCCAATTCCGAACCCGGAGCATATGGCGCTTCAGGGCAATCTCGTATGGGCATTCAAGAATGTGCTGATTGCTGTCCCGGCCATCGTCTATCCGGGAATCAACGTCAGCGATCGGGCCGACGATTGGACGAAGAATTATCGCTGCCCCGACGTGGCCGTGGTGCTGCCCGGCGGAATCGCCCAAGAACGCGCAGCGTACTATCTCGGCGGCCCCGATTTTATCGTCGAGATCATCAGCCCACACGATCGCAGCCGCGAAAAGATTTCGTTTTACGGGCAAATCGGCGTGCGCGAGTTGCTGCTGGTGGACCGCGACCCGTGGGGTCTGGAATTATATCGCCTGCAGGGCGGCGAATTGAAACCAGCCGGCGAATCGCGGCTAGAGCAGCCCGACATTTTGCGAAGCGCCGTATTGCCGCTCTCGCTCCGCTTCGTCCCCGGCGACCCGCGGCCGCAGATCGAAGTCCGCCACGCCGACGGCGTGCAGCGATGGCACGCTTGA